The proteins below are encoded in one region of Planctopirus limnophila DSM 3776:
- a CDS encoding DUF6714 family protein produces the protein METRSMTLREWLIRFIEGAFAGVELHDGTTLYEAAFHASYGFDCHELSLAKTAERTDWRRVPVDHLFARTDAVFFMNPAAKKFYSPAILRAVLQEGIRDGLMYDAFLFDLSGLIRGSRGDDISFAKLYNTAQRAAFVRFCKFAAFNAPKEFGREQPLRILERIRQLDSPAK, from the coding sequence ATGGAGACGCGGTCGATGACGTTGCGGGAATGGCTGATCCGCTTCATCGAGGGTGCGTTCGCGGGGGTCGAGTTGCATGATGGAACAACATTGTATGAAGCGGCCTTCCATGCGAGCTACGGTTTTGATTGTCACGAACTCTCTTTGGCAAAGACCGCTGAACGGACTGACTGGCGCCGTGTGCCCGTCGATCATCTCTTCGCCCGGACAGATGCGGTCTTCTTCATGAACCCGGCTGCCAAAAAGTTCTATTCGCCGGCGATCCTTCGCGCAGTTCTTCAAGAGGGAATTCGAGATGGATTGATGTATGACGCTTTTCTCTTCGACCTCTCGGGATTGATTCGCGGATCAAGAGGAGACGACATTTCCTTTGCGAAACTTTACAACACAGCTCAACGGGCCGCTTTTGTCCGGTTTTGCAAGTTTGCCGCATTCAATGCACCAAAAGAATTCGGTCGCGAGCAACCGCTGCGCATCCTGGAACGAATTCGTCAATTGGATTCACCCGCCAAGTAG
- a CDS encoding DUF2971 domain-containing protein produces MSERPTTLYKYEPFTLRAIQNLKQQSLYFGPPSSFNDPYDCALTPRFKAPTDIEVCAVLAKLISSPDTPKEIKQQLELSPIPTLKEQLVASTRFLVEKKCNEFNTSHGISCFSEINNNLLMWSHYGGQHRGFCLEFSTDFEPFIKIHRVTYGTDIPEVSVSRLMVDEDYQQVLDLFCRKSADWAYEREWRVIHKEVGTAYTYNSSALTAVYFGAQMTVQDIDMLCLILHGQNPDVKLFRGFRSESEYKIDFKPFTYTTLRDARVSDLT; encoded by the coding sequence ATGAGTGAACGACCAACGACTCTTTACAAGTATGAACCATTTACACTCCGAGCAATTCAGAATCTAAAACAACAATCTCTATATTTTGGACCTCCATCTAGTTTCAATGATCCGTATGATTGTGCCCTGACGCCGCGATTTAAGGCACCAACAGACATTGAGGTTTGCGCGGTGTTAGCGAAGCTTATTTCAAGTCCAGATACGCCAAAAGAAATCAAGCAGCAATTGGAATTGTCACCGATTCCAACCCTGAAAGAACAATTGGTGGCATCCACTAGATTTCTCGTTGAAAAAAAATGTAACGAATTCAACACCTCGCATGGAATTAGCTGCTTTTCCGAGATTAACAACAACCTACTGATGTGGTCACACTACGGAGGGCAGCATCGTGGGTTTTGTTTAGAATTTAGTACTGACTTTGAGCCCTTTATTAAAATTCACCGGGTCACCTATGGCACAGACATTCCGGAGGTAAGTGTGTCTCGCCTAATGGTAGACGAGGATTACCAGCAAGTACTTGATCTGTTTTGCAGAAAATCCGCTGATTGGGCGTACGAAAGAGAGTGGCGAGTAATCCACAAGGAAGTAGGAACTGCATATACATATAACTCATCCGCATTAACGGCTGTCTACTTCGGAGCGCAAATGACAGTCCAAGATATTGACATGTTATGCCTGATTCTACATGGGCAGAATCCTGACGTGAAGTTGTTTCGTGGATTCAGGAGTGAATCGGAGTACAAGATTGACTTTAAGCCATTCACATATACAACACTTCGTGACGCAAGAGTCTCCGATTTGACATGA